A genomic window from Micromonospora violae includes:
- a CDS encoding cation diffusion facilitator family transporter yields the protein MSANGGTKAIVAALLANIGIAVTKFIAFLLSGSSSMLAEAVHSVADSGNQGLLLLGGKRAKRAATPEHPFGYGRERYIYAFIVSIVLFSIGGLFALYEAYHKWHDPHGITEWQWLPVAVLVAAIIMESISFRTAIKESNHIRGKQSWVRFIRRAKAPELPVVLLEDFGALVGLVFALFGVTMTLITGKGEWDAAGTAMIGILLVVIAVVLAIETKSLLLGEGAEASDVAAIERAVTDGPEVERIIHMKTLYLGPEELMVAAKIAVPEWESAHDLARGINAVEARIRAAVPIARVIYLEPDVYSVAAAEAGTGAAADTAVPQPQDASGEAAGRPGG from the coding sequence ATGAGCGCCAACGGTGGGACGAAGGCGATTGTCGCCGCCCTGCTGGCCAACATCGGCATCGCCGTCACCAAGTTCATTGCGTTCCTGCTCTCCGGCTCGTCGTCGATGCTGGCCGAGGCGGTCCACTCGGTGGCCGACTCCGGCAACCAGGGGCTCCTGCTGCTCGGCGGTAAGCGGGCGAAGCGCGCGGCCACCCCGGAACACCCCTTCGGGTACGGCCGGGAGCGTTACATCTACGCGTTCATCGTGTCCATCGTGCTGTTCAGCATCGGTGGCCTGTTCGCGCTCTACGAGGCGTACCACAAGTGGCACGATCCGCACGGGATCACCGAGTGGCAGTGGTTGCCGGTGGCGGTGCTGGTAGCGGCGATCATCATGGAGTCGATCTCCTTCCGGACCGCCATCAAGGAGTCCAACCACATCCGGGGCAAGCAGTCCTGGGTGCGTTTCATCCGGCGGGCCAAGGCGCCGGAGCTGCCGGTGGTGCTGCTGGAGGACTTCGGCGCGCTGGTCGGTCTGGTGTTCGCGCTGTTCGGCGTCACCATGACGCTGATCACCGGCAAGGGCGAGTGGGACGCCGCCGGCACCGCGATGATCGGCATCCTGCTGGTCGTCATCGCCGTCGTCCTGGCCATCGAGACGAAGAGTCTGCTGCTCGGTGAGGGCGCTGAGGCATCCGACGTGGCGGCCATCGAGCGGGCCGTCACCGACGGCCCCGAGGTGGAGCGGATTATCCACATGAAGACGCTCTACCTGGGCCCGGAAGAGCTGATGGTGGCCGCCAAGATCGCCGTTCCGGAGTGGGAGAGCGCCCACGACCTGGCGCGCGGCATCAACGCCGTGGAGGCGCGGATCCGCGCCGCGGTGCCGATCGCCCGGGTGATCTATCTTGAGCCGGACGTCTACAGTGTCGCCGCCGCAGAGGCCGGCACCGGCGCCGCCGCCGACACCGCCGTGCCGCAGCCGCAGGACGCGTCGGGCGAGGCAGCCGGTCGGCCCGGGGGCTGA
- the manA gene encoding mannose-6-phosphate isomerase, class I: protein MEPLYGPIRDYAWGSRSAIALLQGRSVPSAGPEAELWLGAHPGAPAHVERAGLRVSLCDLVRDEPGQWLGQRVSERFGSRLPFLLKVLAADAPLSLQAHPDAAQAQAGYAAEVGRAEEQRNYSDPHHKPELLVALTPFEALCGFRDPAESAEALAAFGVPALTPVVAALRAGPAGLRTAVRTLLGWPVAKRHELLTAVLAAPVDGPDAELTRRLATAYPGDPGALVALLLHHVRLVPGEGIWMPAGNLHAYLSGCGVEIMAASDNVLRGGLTPKRVDVDELLRVLRFEVLDDPVRAPEPVGPGVDWWPVPVDDFALHRVRVDAAVPSVTLSLPGPRVVLCAGGAITVDDGAGALTLVSGEAAIGTASGAPLRVHGAGVAYVATSGLR from the coding sequence GTGGAGCCACTGTACGGGCCGATCCGGGACTACGCCTGGGGCTCCCGGTCGGCCATCGCCCTCCTCCAGGGGCGCTCGGTGCCCAGTGCCGGCCCGGAAGCGGAGCTGTGGTTGGGGGCCCATCCGGGCGCCCCGGCCCACGTGGAGCGCGCCGGTCTGCGGGTGAGCCTCTGTGACCTGGTGCGGGACGAGCCAGGGCAGTGGCTCGGCCAGCGGGTGTCCGAGCGGTTCGGTAGTCGGTTGCCGTTCCTGCTCAAGGTGCTCGCGGCCGACGCCCCGCTGAGCCTGCAGGCGCACCCGGACGCCGCGCAGGCGCAGGCCGGCTACGCGGCGGAGGTGGGGCGTGCCGAGGAGCAGCGCAACTATTCCGACCCGCACCACAAGCCGGAGTTGCTGGTCGCGCTCACCCCGTTCGAGGCGCTGTGCGGTTTCCGGGACCCGGCGGAGTCGGCCGAGGCGCTCGCCGCGTTCGGCGTACCGGCGTTGACGCCGGTGGTCGCCGCGTTGCGGGCCGGGCCGGCGGGGCTGCGGACGGCGGTGCGGACGCTGCTCGGCTGGCCGGTCGCGAAGCGTCACGAGCTGCTGACTGCCGTGCTGGCCGCGCCGGTCGACGGCCCGGACGCGGAGCTGACCCGCCGGCTGGCCACGGCGTACCCGGGGGATCCGGGTGCGCTGGTGGCGTTGCTGCTGCACCACGTGCGACTGGTGCCGGGGGAGGGGATCTGGATGCCCGCCGGCAACCTGCACGCCTACCTGAGCGGCTGCGGGGTGGAGATCATGGCGGCCAGTGACAACGTGTTGCGCGGCGGTCTGACTCCGAAGCGGGTGGACGTCGACGAGTTGTTGCGGGTGCTGCGCTTCGAGGTGCTCGACGATCCGGTACGGGCCCCGGAGCCGGTCGGTCCGGGCGTGGACTGGTGGCCCGTGCCGGTGGATGATTTCGCGCTGCACCGGGTGCGGGTCGATGCGGCGGTGCCCTCGGTGACGCTGTCGCTGCCCGGCCCCCGGGTGGTGCTCTGCGCTGGTGGCGCGATCACCGTGGATGACGGTGCCGGCGCGTTGACGCTGGTGTCCGGCGAGGCGGCGATCGGTACGGCGTCCGGAGCGCCGCTGCGCGTGCACGGTGCGGGTGTGGCGTACGTGGCGACGTCCGGGCTGCGCTGA
- the efeO gene encoding iron uptake system protein EfeO, which yields MRTTQFFALAAAGVLATAGLAACSDSGKGDQAAAGGPIVVKASETACEVGSTDLSAGTATFKITNSGAKVTEFYVYADGDRVMGEVENIAPGLSRELHVELPAGTYQTACKPGMSGKGIRGALKVSGSAQPLTADAALGDATDNYQRYVKSQTAALLAKTEEFVAAVKAGDVAKSKALYPVARTYWERIEPVAEIFGDLDPKIDGREEVIEEGMEFTGFHRIEKDLWQSGDISRDGPIADRLLVDVKEIVAKANAEKLSPLQLANGAKELLDEVASGKITGEEDRYSHTDLWDFAANLDGSKAAVSALRPALQQRSPELVTQLDSEFANVEALLGKHRDGDGWKLHTALSKAELKELSDGINALAEPISKVAAAVAK from the coding sequence ATGCGTACCACCCAGTTCTTCGCGCTGGCCGCCGCCGGCGTGCTGGCGACGGCCGGTCTGGCCGCCTGCTCCGACTCCGGCAAGGGTGACCAGGCCGCCGCCGGTGGCCCGATCGTGGTCAAGGCCAGCGAAACCGCCTGTGAGGTCGGCTCGACCGACCTGAGTGCCGGAACCGCCACCTTCAAGATCACCAACTCGGGCGCCAAGGTTACCGAGTTCTACGTGTACGCCGACGGCGACCGCGTGATGGGCGAGGTGGAGAACATCGCCCCCGGACTGAGCCGCGAGTTGCATGTGGAGCTGCCGGCCGGCACCTACCAGACGGCCTGCAAGCCAGGGATGAGTGGCAAGGGCATCCGGGGTGCGCTCAAGGTCAGCGGGTCGGCACAGCCGCTCACCGCCGACGCCGCGCTGGGTGACGCCACCGACAACTACCAGCGCTACGTCAAGAGCCAGACCGCCGCGCTGCTGGCCAAGACCGAGGAGTTCGTCGCCGCGGTCAAGGCCGGCGATGTCGCGAAGTCCAAGGCGCTCTACCCGGTCGCCCGGACCTACTGGGAGCGGATCGAGCCGGTTGCCGAGATCTTCGGCGACCTCGACCCCAAAATCGACGGCCGCGAGGAGGTCATCGAGGAGGGGATGGAGTTCACCGGCTTCCACCGGATCGAGAAGGACCTCTGGCAGTCCGGTGACATCAGCAGGGACGGCCCGATCGCCGATCGCCTGCTGGTCGACGTCAAGGAGATCGTGGCCAAGGCGAACGCCGAGAAGCTCTCCCCGCTCCAGCTCGCCAACGGTGCCAAGGAACTGCTCGACGAGGTCGCCAGCGGCAAGATCACCGGCGAGGAGGACCGCTACTCGCACACCGACCTGTGGGACTTCGCCGCCAACCTCGACGGTTCCAAGGCTGCCGTGTCCGCCCTGCGACCGGCGTTGCAGCAGCGCTCGCCGGAGCTGGTCACCCAGCTGGACAGCGAGTTCGCCAACGTCGAGGCCCTGCTCGGCAAGCACCGCGACGGCGACGGGTGGAAGCTGCACACCGCGCTGAGCAAGGCCGAGCTCAAGGAGCTTTCGGACGGGATCAACGCGCTCGCCGAGCCGATCAGCAAGGTC
- the efeU gene encoding iron uptake transporter permease EfeU, producing the protein MFATYLIGLREGLEATLVVSILVAFLVKSQRRDRLPQVWAGVGLAVALSVLFGWLIEYTSTSLLSRSEDRELFEAITSVAAVVFVTWMIFWMRRAARTIAGELRGKLTEALAVGSLAVAGMAFLAVIREGLETALIFYSAAQGAAGDSGPLLALIGGIVTAVVLGVLLYASALRINLSKFFTWTGALLILVAAGILKYGVHDFQEAGVLPGLNDLAFDITSALDPSTWYAALLAGMFNVTPAPTVLETIAWVGYAVPVLLLFLRPARRKPAPTATITTVTERGADTGAEAEAASTPQRA; encoded by the coding sequence ATGTTCGCCACCTACCTGATCGGCCTGCGGGAAGGGCTGGAAGCCACCCTGGTGGTCAGCATCCTGGTCGCCTTCCTGGTGAAGTCGCAGCGCCGGGACCGACTGCCGCAGGTCTGGGCGGGCGTCGGCCTGGCCGTGGCGCTCTCGGTGCTCTTCGGCTGGCTGATCGAGTACACGTCGACCTCGCTGCTGTCCCGTTCCGAGGATCGAGAGTTGTTCGAGGCGATCACCTCGGTCGCCGCCGTGGTCTTCGTGACCTGGATGATTTTCTGGATGCGGCGAGCCGCTCGGACCATCGCCGGTGAACTGCGGGGCAAGCTCACCGAGGCGCTGGCTGTCGGGTCCCTCGCGGTGGCCGGAATGGCCTTCCTCGCGGTGATCCGCGAGGGCCTGGAGACCGCGCTGATCTTCTACTCGGCCGCCCAGGGCGCGGCCGGCGACAGCGGGCCGTTGCTCGCGTTGATCGGCGGCATCGTCACCGCTGTGGTCCTCGGCGTGCTGCTCTACGCGAGTGCCCTGCGAATCAACCTCAGCAAGTTCTTCACCTGGACCGGCGCGCTGCTGATCCTGGTCGCCGCCGGCATCCTCAAGTACGGCGTGCACGACTTCCAGGAGGCCGGCGTCCTGCCCGGCCTGAACGACCTGGCCTTCGACATCACCAGCGCGCTCGACCCGAGCACGTGGTACGCGGCCCTGCTCGCCGGCATGTTCAACGTGACTCCCGCGCCCACCGTGCTGGAGACGATCGCCTGGGTCGGGTACGCCGTACCGGTGCTCCTGCTCTTCCTGCGACCGGCCCGACGTAAGCCGGCACCCACCGCGACCATCACCACCGTCACCGAGCGCGGGGCCGACACCGGCGCCGAGGCCGAGGCGGCGTCCACGCCGCAGCGCGCCTGA
- a CDS encoding Trm112 family protein → MALDPQLLEILACPDTHHAPLTYDAEAQTLTCTECGRIFEVRDDVPVLLLDEARGGPGQSS, encoded by the coding sequence ATGGCCCTGGATCCGCAGTTGCTCGAGATCCTCGCCTGTCCGGACACGCACCACGCCCCGCTCACCTACGACGCCGAGGCGCAGACGCTGACCTGCACGGAGTGCGGCCGGATCTTCGAGGTCCGCGACGACGTGCCGGTGCTGCTGCTCGACGAAGCGCGCGGTGGCCCCGGGCAGTCCTCATGA
- the ahcY gene encoding adenosylhomocysteinase — MTSTLPASASGTPSEARPSTLADGDFKVADLSLAEFGRKEIQLAEHEMPGLMAIRREFAEAQPLAGARITGSLHMTIQTAVLIETLVALGAQVRWASCNIFSTQDHAAAAIVVGPNGTPEAPAGVPVYAWKGETLPEYWWCTEQVLAWPDGQGPNMILDDGGDATLLVHKGAEFEKAGAVPPVESADSEEYAVILELLHRSLGEDGQRWTRIAAGIKGVTEETTTGVHRLYEMHRAGTLLFPAINVNDSVTKSKFDNKYGCRHSLIDGINRATDVLIGGKMAVVMGYGDVGKGCAESLRGQGARVVVTEVDPICALQAAMDGYQVATLDDVVEQADIFITATGCFDVITNEHMARMKHQAIVGNIGHFDNEIDMAGLAKRSDVERVNIKPQVDLWRFADGHAIIVLSEGRLLNLGNATGHPSFVMSNSFANQTIAQIELFTKTEEYPIGVYVLPKHLDEKVARLHLGALGAKLSTLTKEQAAYLGVSTEGPFKPDHYRY, encoded by the coding sequence ATGACCAGCACCCTCCCGGCGTCCGCCAGCGGCACGCCGTCCGAGGCCCGGCCGAGCACGCTCGCCGACGGCGACTTCAAGGTGGCGGATCTCTCGCTCGCCGAGTTCGGGCGTAAAGAGATTCAGCTCGCCGAGCACGAGATGCCCGGCCTGATGGCGATCCGTCGGGAGTTCGCCGAGGCGCAGCCGCTCGCCGGCGCGCGGATCACCGGCTCGCTGCACATGACCATCCAGACCGCCGTCCTGATCGAGACGCTGGTCGCGCTCGGCGCGCAGGTGCGCTGGGCGTCCTGCAACATCTTCTCCACCCAGGACCACGCTGCCGCGGCGATCGTCGTCGGCCCGAACGGCACCCCCGAGGCTCCCGCCGGCGTCCCGGTGTACGCCTGGAAGGGCGAGACCCTGCCGGAGTACTGGTGGTGCACCGAGCAGGTGCTCGCCTGGCCGGACGGGCAGGGCCCGAACATGATCCTCGACGACGGCGGCGACGCCACCCTCCTCGTACACAAGGGTGCCGAGTTCGAGAAGGCCGGTGCGGTCCCGCCGGTCGAGTCCGCCGACTCCGAGGAGTACGCGGTCATCCTCGAGCTGCTGCACCGCTCGCTGGGCGAGGACGGCCAGCGCTGGACCCGGATCGCCGCCGGCATCAAGGGCGTGACCGAGGAGACCACCACCGGCGTGCACCGGCTCTACGAGATGCACAGGGCGGGCACCCTGCTCTTCCCGGCCATCAACGTGAACGACTCGGTGACCAAGAGCAAGTTCGACAACAAGTACGGCTGCCGCCACTCGCTCATCGACGGCATCAACCGCGCCACCGACGTGCTGATCGGCGGCAAGATGGCGGTCGTCATGGGCTACGGCGACGTGGGCAAGGGCTGCGCCGAGTCGCTGCGCGGCCAGGGCGCCCGGGTCGTGGTGACCGAGGTGGACCCGATCTGCGCGTTGCAGGCCGCCATGGACGGTTACCAGGTCGCCACCCTGGACGACGTGGTCGAGCAGGCTGACATCTTCATCACCGCCACCGGCTGCTTCGACGTCATCACCAACGAGCACATGGCCCGGATGAAGCACCAGGCCATCGTCGGCAACATCGGTCACTTCGACAACGAGATCGACATGGCCGGGCTGGCCAAGCGTTCCGACGTCGAGCGGGTCAACATCAAGCCGCAGGTCGACCTGTGGCGCTTCGCCGACGGGCACGCCATCATCGTGCTCTCCGAGGGCCGCCTGCTGAACCTGGGCAACGCGACCGGGCACCCGAGCTTCGTGATGTCGAACTCGTTCGCCAACCAGACCATCGCCCAGATCGAGCTCTTCACCAAGACCGAGGAGTACCCGATCGGCGTCTACGTGCTGCCCAAGCACCTGGACGAGAAGGTGGCCCGGCTGCACCTCGGTGCGCTCGGCGCCAAGCTGAGCACGCTGACCAAGGAGCAGGCCGCCTACCTCGGCGTCTCCACGGAGGGTCCGTTCAAGCCGGATCACTACCGCTACTGA
- a CDS encoding SIS domain-containing protein: MIDGTAGVSGRRDADETLLDDPQALAEADPGGMLRHTASAGAQVRESAALAAEANLAVLADDGRPRAVVIAGIGTAGRTGDVLATVAGPRCPVPIIGHRSAGVPGWVGAADVVIAVSASGRSPEALGAAEAAHRRGARLVAVGAPDSQLQSIAEQARAPFIPVPRRAPARASLWALTVPVLLAARSLGLVKVNEADLAETAARLDADADRCRSAAESFVNPAKSLALGLAGSIPIVWGSSPLATVAARRFGDTLSANARYPVVTGALGEAGRGRVGLLDGVFGGLAEGERDIFADPTDDDGEGTRLRLVLLRDGGLNAEDDTDEPLAVEERRADAVQTLAERRGVRCDVVTAEGGSALERLASLIAVPDFASIYLALAHGLDPMAVPAITEMKELSNQ, encoded by the coding sequence ATGATCGACGGTACGGCCGGGGTCAGCGGGCGTCGCGACGCCGACGAGACCCTGCTCGACGACCCGCAGGCGTTGGCCGAGGCCGACCCGGGTGGCATGCTGCGGCACACGGCCTCCGCCGGTGCGCAGGTTCGGGAGAGCGCCGCGCTGGCGGCCGAGGCGAATCTCGCCGTGCTCGCCGACGACGGGCGGCCCCGAGCCGTGGTCATCGCCGGCATCGGCACGGCGGGGCGTACCGGCGATGTGCTGGCCACGGTCGCCGGGCCGCGCTGCCCGGTCCCGATCATCGGGCACCGCAGTGCCGGCGTCCCCGGTTGGGTGGGCGCGGCCGACGTGGTGATCGCGGTGAGCGCGTCCGGTCGCAGCCCGGAGGCGCTCGGCGCCGCCGAGGCGGCCCACCGGCGTGGTGCCCGACTCGTCGCCGTGGGCGCCCCGGACTCGCAGTTGCAGTCGATCGCCGAGCAGGCCCGGGCGCCGTTCATCCCGGTGCCCCGGCGTGCCCCGGCCCGGGCCAGCCTCTGGGCGCTCACCGTGCCGGTCCTGCTCGCCGCCCGTTCCCTCGGGCTCGTGAAGGTCAACGAGGCCGACCTGGCGGAAACCGCGGCCCGCCTCGACGCGGACGCCGACCGCTGCCGGTCCGCCGCGGAGTCCTTCGTCAACCCGGCGAAGTCACTGGCCCTGGGTCTGGCCGGCTCGATCCCGATCGTCTGGGGCTCGTCCCCGCTGGCCACGGTGGCGGCCCGCCGGTTCGGTGACACGCTGTCGGCCAACGCCCGCTACCCGGTGGTGACCGGCGCGTTGGGTGAGGCCGGGCGGGGCCGCGTCGGGCTGCTCGACGGCGTGTTCGGCGGCCTGGCCGAGGGGGAGCGGGACATCTTCGCCGACCCGACCGACGACGACGGCGAGGGCACCCGGCTGCGGCTGGTGCTGCTGCGTGACGGCGGCCTCAACGCCGAGGACGACACCGACGAGCCTCTCGCCGTCGAGGAGCGTCGGGCGGACGCGGTGCAGACCCTCGCGGAGCGCCGTGGCGTGCGGTGCGACGTGGTGACCGCCGAGGGTGGCTCCGCCCTGGAGCGGCTGGCCTCGCTGATCGCCGTTCCGGATTTCGCCTCGATCTACCTTGCGCTGGCCCACGGGCTGGATCCGATGGCCGTTCCGGCCATCACCGAGATGAAGGAGCTGTCGAACCAGTGA